The Oncorhynchus tshawytscha isolate Ot180627B linkage group LG18, Otsh_v2.0, whole genome shotgun sequence genome has a window encoding:
- the LOC112217644 gene encoding delta(14)-sterol reductase LBR: MRMPGTRFQSGDMVMGRWPGSSLFYEVKVLSYDAKIQLYTVVYKDGTELELREADMKNPTGFKPSRRSRSRSPSRRRSRSRSPARTTRRSSSRTTSGTFATETPAARKEPKMKEVLEIRLSPVARPVENNGHKHENKENDTADKVNEKPAEAEQEKVLESRYNLRRRKDDGDAKPAEQTEEEAEPKPAAATAPITTELEFGGRLGVSCMMLFLPVAVLGLMVVCSQEDASLMSPPSLPALDSLLDPHVFGMVVLWFLFQALLYVLPVGKVVEGIPLKNGEWLKYRMNTLHAFVLTVAALGAAVHQGVDLGYIHSHFLQLAVSSLLFSVLLSVYLYVRSRWAPQDQLAPGGNSGSVIYDFFMGSELNPRIKGFDLKYFCELRPGLMGWLVINAAMTLAEMKLHNLNYPSPAMILVNCFHLFYVLDAYWHEEAVLGYMDTTHAGFGFMLVFGDLMWVPFTFSLQSYYLVYHPSHLSLPWIVGIVTLNVIGFSIFRKANSQKNAFRRNPSDPTLSHLKTIPTATGKSLLVSGLWGLVRHPNYLGDLIMALAWSLPCGFTHILPYFYVIYLTTLLVHREARDEAQCRRKYGSAWDDYCREVRYRIIPRVY; this comes from the exons ATGAGGATGCCGGGTACTAGGTTTCAGAGTGGGGACATGGTGATGGGCCGCTGGCCTGGTAGCAGCCTGTTCTACGAAGTCAAGGTGCTGAGCTACGATGCCAAGATTCAGCTCTACACGGTCGTCTACAAGGATGGCACTGAGCTGGAGCTCAGAGAGGCTGACATGAAG AATCCAACTGGCTTTAAACCAAGCCGTCGTTCTCGCTCCCGCTCTCCGTCGCGGCGGCGCAGTCGTTCCCGTTCTCCAGCCAGGACCACCCGGCGCTCCTCGTCTCGCACCACCAGTGGCACCTTCGCCACGGAGACGCCTGCTGCACGCAAGGAGCCCAAAATGAAAGAAGTGCTGGAGATCAGACTCAGCCCTGTG gctaggccagttgagaacaatggCCACAAGCATGAAAACAAAGAGAATGATACTGCTGACAAAGTCAATGAG AAACCTGCAGAGGCGGAGCAAGAGAAGGTATTAGAGAGCCGCTACAACCTCAGACGCAGAAAGGATGACGGTGACGCCAAGCCAGCCGAGCAGACAGAGGAGGAAGCTGAGCCGAAGCCTGCAGCAGCCACAGCCCCCATCACCACTGAGCTGGAGTTTGGAGGGAGGCTAG GAGTGTCCTGCATGATGCTGTTCCTGCCTGTGGCCGTGTTGGGTCTGATGGTGGTTTGCAGTCAGGAGGATGCTAGCCTGATGAGCCCCCCCTCTCTGCCTGCCCTGGACTctctgttggatccacatgtgtTTGGCATGGTGGTCCTCTGGTTCCTCTTCCAGGCCCTGCTCTACGTGCTGCCTGTCGGAAAG GTTGTAGAAGGAATCCCCCTGAAGAATGGAGAGTGGCTGAAGTACAGAATGAACA CCCTCCATGCCTTTGTGCTGACGGTGGCTGCCCTGGGGGCTGCAGTCCATCAGGGGGTGGACCTCGGCTACATCCACAGCCACTTCCTCCAGCTGGCTGTGTCTTCcctgctcttctctgtcctgctcAGTGTCTATCTGTACGTCCGCTCTCGCTGGgcaccccaggaccagctggcccCTGGAGGAAACTCTG GGAGTGTGATTTATGACTTCTTCATGGGAAGTGAACTCAACCCCCGGATCAAGGGCTTTGATCTCAAATACTTCTGTGAGCTGCGCCCAGGATTGATGGGTTGG CTGGTGATCAACGCTGCCATGACTCTGGCTGAGATGAAACTCCATAACCTGAACTACCCTTCACCAGCCATGATCCTGGTCAACTGCTTCCACCTGTTCTATGTGCTTGATGCCTACTGGCATGAG GAGGCTGTCCTGGGCTATATGGATACAACCCATGCTGGATTTGGCTTCATGCTGGTGTTTGGAGACTTGATGTGGGTTCCCTTCACCTTCAGTCTCCAGTCCTACTACCTGGTTTACCACCCCAGCCACCTCTCTCTGCCCTGGATCGTAGGCATCGTTACTCTCAATG TCATTGGATTTAGCATCTTCCGTAAAGCAAACTCGCAGAAAAATGCCTTCAGAAGAAATCCTTCAGACCCTACATTATCCC ATCTGAAGACCATCCCTACTGCCACGGGGAAGAGTCTCCTGGTGTCTGGTCTGTGGGGGCTCGTCCGTCACCCCAACTACCTGGGTGACCTCATCATGGCTCtggcatggtcactaccctgtg GGTTCACCCACATCCTGCCATACTTCTATGTGATCTACCTAACCACCCTGCTGGTCCACCGGGAGGCCCGGGATGAGGCCCAGTGCAGGAGGAAGTACGGCTCTGCATGGGACGACTACTGCCGAGAGGTCCGCTACCGCATCATCCCCAGAGTCTACTGA